The DNA segment AGCGGGACGAGACGGAGTACGAACTGACCCCGTTCATCGACGCGTACGTCTTCCCCGACGGCGAACTCGCCCTCGTGGGCACCACCGTGTCCCTGCTGGAGCGGGCCGGCCTGGAGACGCGCGACGTCGAGTCGATCCGCGAGCACTACGCCCTCACCCTGCGCCGCTGGGTGGCGAACCTGGAGGCCGACTGGGACCGGGCGGTCTCCCTCGCGGGGCCCGGCCGCGCCCGCGTCTGGCGGCTGTACATGGCCGCCTCCGCGCTCGCCTTCGAACGCAACCGCCTCGGTGTCAACCAGGTCCTGGCCGTGAAGACCCCCGGATCCGGCGCCTCCGGGCTCCCCCTGCGCGCCCGCACCTGGAACTGACGGGGCGGCACCCGCCCCCCGCCCGTCTCCCGCCCTCGGCACGACGAAGGGCCCTGTTCCGACGACCGACGCCGAACCGGCTCCGGCCACCGGAACAGGGCCCGCGCCCCGTCTTCCGTACTGCTTCACCACCCGGCCGCCGACGGCTACTCGGCCTTGATCGACCCGAGCACGTTCAGCCGGGCCGCCCGCCGGGCCGGCCACAGTGCCGCGAGGACGCCCACGGCGCCGGACAGCAGCAGGAAGACCGCCAGCCGGTCCCAGGGGAGGATCAGTTCGTACGTCGCCACCGCGGAGTCCACCAGCCGGCCGGCCGCCCAGCCGAAGAACACGCCGAGGCCGATGCCGAGCACCCCGCCGAACAGGGAGATCACCAGGGACTCCAGGCGGACCATCCGCTTGACTCCCTTGCGGTCCAGGCCGATCGCGCGGAGCATGCCGATCTCCCGGGAACGCTCGAACACCGACATGGCCAGGGTGTTGACGACCCCGAGGACCGCGACCAGCACGGCCATCGCCAGCAGCCCGTAGACCATGTTCAGCACCAGCGTGAGCGTGGACGCCAGCTCGTTGGAGATGTCCTTCTTGTCCTTCACCTTGATTCCGGGGTTGGTGCCGAGGGCCTCCACCAGCCCGTCCTTCGCCGCGTCGGAGGCGCCGCCGGAGGTCTTCACCATGACCTGCATGTCGGCCGGTTCGTCCGACTGGTGCGGGGCGAGGGTCGCGGTGTCGAGCATGATGCCGCGGAACATCTTGTTGCCCTCGTAGACACCGGCGACCGTCAGCTCCTGCTTCTCGCCGTCCTCGTAGGTGAGGGCGAAGCGCGAACCGGCCTTCCAGCCGTACCCCTCGGCCGTCTCCTGGTCGACGACGATCCGCGTGCCGGCCACCTCGAAGGCGCCGTCGAGGACCGGGAAGTCGGTCAGCTCGCCGATCGAGGCGCCGTCGACGCCGGTGACGAAGTCGGTCCCGCCGTCGAGGCGGACGGCCGCGTTGCGCAGCGGGCTGGTGGCGGTGACGCCGTCGGACTGCGTCAGGGTCCGCTCGACGTCCGGCGACAGCCAGTTGCCGTTCGCCATCGACACCACGTAGTCGGCCTCGATCGAGGAGGTGGCCATCTTGTCGATGGCGTTCTGCAGGCTGCCCGCCACCACCGTCATGCCGGTGATCAGGGTCAGTCCGATCATCAGCGCGGACGCGGTCGCGGCCGTACGGCGCGGGTCGCGCACCGAGTTCTGCCGGGCCAGCTTCCCGGACACCCCGAAGACGCGCAGCACCGGTGCCGCGGCGGCGATCAGCGGGCGGGACAGCAGCGGGGTCAGGACGAACACGCCGATGATCAGCAGCACCGCGCCGATGCCCATGGGGGCCTGGCCGTCCGTGCCGCTCATCGTCGTGGCCGCGAGGACCACCGCGACGCCGGCGCCCGAGACGAGCGCGCCCAGTGTGTTGCGCAGGACGAGCGACCTGGTCGTCGCCTTGGCGTGCACGGAGCTCATCGCCGCCACCGGCGGGATCTTCGCGGCCCGGCGGCCGGGCAGCCAGGCGGCGAGCATGGTGATCAGGATGCCGACCGCGAACGCGGTGCCGACGGTGCCCGGAGTGACGACCAGCGGTCCGGCGGGCACGGACGCGTCGAACGTCCCCATCAGGGCCCGCAGCCCGGCCCCGATGCCGATACCGGTGAGCAGTCCGGCCACGGCGGCCACCGCGCCCACCACGAAGGCCTCGAGCAGCACCGACCGGGTGACCTGCCGACGGGAGGCGCCGACCGCGCGCATCAGCGCCAGCTCCCGGGTGCGCTGGGCGACCAGCATGGTGAAGGTGTTGGCGATGATGAACGTGCCGACGAACAGGGCGACGCCGGCGAACACCAGCAGGCTCTGCTTCATCTCCTCCGTCGAGGCGGCGATCATGCTCGCCTGGTGCTCGGCGAGCTCGGTGCCGGTGGTGGTCTCCACGGCGCCGGCCGGCAGCGCCCTGTCCAGCTCCGCCCGCAGCGCGGCGCCGGAGACGCCGTCCTTCGCCTTGACGGCGATCTCGTCGAACGTGTCCTCCTTGCCGAACAGCTTCTGCGCGGTCGTCGTGTCGAACAGCGCGAGGCTGCCGCCGGCCGCGACATTGCCGTCGTCGGTGGTGAAGACGCCGGTGACGACCGGTTCGAGGACGGGGCCGTCGACCGACATCCGTACGGTGTCACCGACCTGGTAGCCGGTGCGCTTCGCGGTCTCGGCGTCGATGAGGACCTCGTCCGGGCCCTTCGGGGCGTTCCCTTCGGTCAGCGGGTAGCGGGGGTCGTCGGTGCCCCAGTAGTTGCCGCCCTGCGACTGGAAGCCGTCGCCGATCAGCCTGCCGTCCCGGTCGGCCATGGCGGTGAACCCGGTGACGACCCCGATGGCCCGTGCGGCGCCGGGCACCCGGGCACTGTCCTCGACCATGGCCGGGGTCAGCTCGTGGGCCTCACCGAGCTTGTCGCCCTCGGCGTCCTTCCAGCCGGGGGTGACGGCGACGTCCACGTGGTCGAAGCCCTTGGCGGAGCTCTTCTGGAGGGCGTCGGAGATGGTGTTGGTGAAGACCAGGGTTCCCGACACGAAGGCCACGCCGAGCATCACGGCGAGCACGGTCATCAGGAGCCGGGCCTTGTGCGCGAACACGTTGCGCAAGGCGGTACGGAACATGGGTGTCTTCTCGAGTCCAGTCGTACGGGTGGGGGGGGTGCGGGACGTCAGCAGGGGCGGGGTCGCGTCACCACGAGGGGTGACAGCACCTCAGCTGGTGCGGCCCTTGGCGTCGAACTGCTTCATGCGGTCGAGCACCGAGTCGGCCGTCGGTCCGTACACCTCGTCCACGATCCTGCCGTCCGCGAGGAAGACCACCCGGTCCGCGTAGGCCGCGGCGACCGGGTCGTGGGTCACCATGACCACCGTCTGCCCCAGCTCGCGCACGGAGTTGCGCAGGAAGCCGAGTACCTCGGCGCCGGAACGGGAGTCGAGGTTGCCGGTGGGTTCGTCGCCGAAGATGATCTCGGGCCGGGAGGCGAGCGCACGTGCCACGGCGACGCGCTGCTGCTGACCGCCTGACAGCTGCGAGGGCCGGTGGCTCAGCCGGTCGGACAGCCCGATCATCCGGATCACGGTGTCGAGCCACTGCTTGTCCGGCTTGCGCCCCGCGATGTCCATCGGGAGGGTGATGTTCTCCAGGGCCGTCAGGGTCGGCAGCAGGTTGAACGCCTGGAAGATGAAGCCGATCTTGTCCCGGCGCAGCTTGGTCAGCTGCTTGTCCTTGAGGGAGCCCAGTTCGGTGTCGCCGATGCGCACGGAACCGGCCGAGAAGGTGTCGAGCCCGGCCACGCAGTGCATCAGCGTGGACTTGCCGGAGCCGGAGGGGCCCATGATCGCGGTGAACTCGGCCTGCCGGAAGTCCACGGAGACCTGGTCGAGGGCGACCACCCGGGTCTCGCCCTGGCCGTAGATCTTCGACAGCTCCGTGGCACGTGCGGCCACGGCGGTGGTCCGGTCGGCGATGGGTGTGGTGGTCACGGGATGAGCACTCCTGACGGTACGGCGTTTCACAGGAACGGGACGGTCTCCATCGTTGCGCCCGCCCGCCGCCGTGTAGTCACCCGCTGCTCCGGTTCCGGTGGGCGACTCGGGGCGGACTCCGGTGGCCGCCGTCATACCTGGGGATGACGGCGGGCCCGGAGCGGGGAGGAGTCACCGGTTCCGGGGGAGCGCCTTCGTGCCGAGCGGAGTCCCACTGCGTGGTGGATGTGGTGGGAACGGGTGGAGCGCCCTTGTTCGGACGGTGAAATTCCGTCATTCCGTACGCGCGGCCTGCCCCCGCACGCAAGGCTGGTGGCATGTGCTGATGGCGATGTCTCTGGTCTGATGCTCCCTCAGGCGCCAATAAAATAAGACAACATCGGTCCACCACCCCGCAGTTCGGGGGAGGGGTCCCGATAGGGTCGAAGGGCCCACGCGGAGCCCATGGCCTGCCCGGATGGTGGAATGCAGACACGGCGAGCTTAAACCTCGCTGCCCCTGTCGGGGGCGTGCCGGTTCAAGTCCGGCTCCGGGCACCACCGTTGCCGCAACTCCTGATCCGGCAGTTGCCACCGCCCGCGGGGCGACGAGGTGTTCGCACCCGACGGCGCGGCGCCGAAGGGCTTGCTCATGAGGCGCCGGATGCGTGTGCGGGCGTGCTGAACACCAGGAAGCGGAACGCCACGAGCGTGGTCGACGTCCCCGGTGCGGTTGCACCAGGAGTGCCGGGGCAGGGCGGTGCCGACGGGCCGGGACACGTACTCGCGTACGGTCGCGCACCCGCTCGTGAGCACGACGACTCACCGGTGACCACGTGTCGGCGAAGCCGGCCCGGGTGCGCGGGCTTCCCCCGATTCGCCGTATCGCGTCCTTCGGGTTCACCGGCCTGGCCATCGACACCGACGGAGGGCTCTGGGGCTGGGGATCAGCCCTGGTGCTGGGAGGGCACGGCAAGGGCCGAAGCGGTGCGGCGCCCGTGCGCACCCCGGTGCCGGGGCCGGCCCTGGACGTCTCCGGCCGGCACGTGATCGTCGAGGGAGGCATCGAGGAGGGGGATCGGTGCCGGGGCCGGGAAGGCGCCGACGGGGACCTCGCCGCAGGCGGGGCGGCCGGGGGGTGATCTCCGACCGATCCCGGGCAGGTTCCAGGTCGGTCATGGTTCGGTCGCTGCGGTGAAGGGAATCACATGGTCGCGTAGCGTGTTGTGCAGCACGACAAGGGAAAGATCCTCCCCAAGCATTAGGGTCATTCCTTTGCTTACCTATTACTCTTGAGCCCAAGGCCATGCTGTGTGGCCATGGAGGAGTGAAATGAGGAGCAGAAACCCGGTCTTCTCGCGACGGGGGTTCAGCCGCGACAACGGCTACGCGGGCTTCAACACCGCGCCGCAGGCCGGGGGTCCCGCTGTCGCCACGCAGGGCAACCCGTACGCGCAGCCCGCCGGCGACCCGTACGCGCAGAACCCCTACGCGCAGACCCCGTACGGTCAGCAGGACGTGCAGCACGGCGCGCCGCCGCAGGCGCCCGCCGCTGCCGACCGGATGACCATCGACGACGTCGTCATGCGCACGGGCACCACGCTCGGCGTGCTCGTCGTCTTCGCCGCGCTCGCCTGGGCCCTGCTGCCCGTGGACGACGCCAACCTCGGCCGGTCCTACGGCATCGGCATCGGCGCCGCGCTGATCGCCATGGTGCTGGGCTTCGTGCAGGCCTTCAAGCGCAAGGCTGCACCCGCGCTGATCCTGACGTACGCCGCGTTCGAGGGTGTCTTCCTCGGCGTCATCTCCAGCGTCGTCGACAACCGCATCGCCGACGGCGCGGCCATGCAGGCCGTGCTCGGCACCATGGCGGTCTTCGTCGGTGTGCTGGTGGCGTACAGGGCGGGCTGGATCCGCGTCAACCGCCGCTTCTACGGCTTCGTGATGGCGGCCGCGCTCGGCTTCATCCTGCTGATGTCCGTGAACCTGCTGTTCGCGGTGTTCGGCGGCGGTGACGGTCTCGGCTTCCGCAGCGGCCCGCTCGGCATCATCTTCGGTGTCGTCGGCATCATCCTCGGTGCCTGCTTCCTCGCCCTGGACTTCAAGCAGGTCGAGGACGGCCTCGCCTACGGCGCCCCGCGCGAGGAGGCCTGGCTCGCTGCCTTCGGCCTCACGCTGACGCTGGTCTGGCTCTACCTGGAGTTCCTGAGGATCATCGCGATCCTCAACAGCGGTGATTAGCGTCCGGTGATCGGCGCTCGACGCGTCTGATCCACAGGTACGCACGCAAGGGCCCCGGGTTCACCCGGGGCCCTTCGCCGTGGTGCGGACGGGAAGGGGGCGTGGACGGCGGGCGGGGTGTGGACTCAGCGCAGATGGCGCGCGGCCCTTCTCAGGTCGTACTCGTGGACGATCGCCTTGGCATGGCCGTACGCCAGGTCGTACTCGTGGCGGAGCCAGCTGACTTTCTCCTCGAAGCGGAAGAGCGAGGGGCCTTCCTCTTCGACGGTGCGCAGCCAGTCGGAGACCTCACGACCGGTGCAGTGCGGGATGCGGGCGAGCAGGTTGCGGTGGGTCTCCTCGGAGAGGACTTGGGACATCGGCGCCTCCAGCGCAGGGGTGTGAGCCGGTCCTTCAGATCACCGTGCCTGAGCGTTCGTCCGTTGGCAACAGTCCTGCCGTGCCGCGTACGCTCACCGCGTGGTTGATACGACGCCTCTCACCCGTGCCGTGGATCATTTCGCCGACCGCCTGCGGGCCGCGCCGCAGAGCCGGCTGCAGCGGGGGGCCGCCGCCGAGGCGCTCGCCCTGGCCAGGGAACTGGCGTTGCGGACCCAGCGTGTGGAGGAGCCGGGCACCGAGCCCCGCGAGATGCCCGACGCGGGCATGTTCGCCGCCGCCGACCAGGTCACCGTCGCCGGCCACGACCTGGCGCTCGTCCTGGAGGACGAGGGCGAGGTCGCGGAGGCGCTGCGGCTCGTGGAGGAGGCGCAGAAACGCGCCGGGGTGTAGGGCCGCAAGCGGCCCGGGTACACGCCGGCGCGGGGAGGGGCCTGGACCGGAGGCCGGGCGGCAGACCGGAGCGGACAGGGCGGAGCGGACGGCTCAGAGGGACGCGATGACGCGGTCCGCCAGGATGTAGATGTTCTCCTCGCCGCAGGCGAAGGTCAGCGTGTACGCGCCCGAGACGCCGGAACCGCCCAGCAGGAACGGGCTCCGGCCCTCGCGCAGGGTCGCGGCCAGCCGTTCGGCGGTCTCCCGGTGCCCCGGCGTCATGCACAGCGTGGTGCCGTCGGCGAAGACGTAGACGTCCAGTGTGCCCAGCGGGCCGG comes from the Streptomyces sp. KMM 9044 genome and includes:
- a CDS encoding ABC transporter ATP-binding protein, which gives rise to MTTTPIADRTTAVAARATELSKIYGQGETRVVALDQVSVDFRQAEFTAIMGPSGSGKSTLMHCVAGLDTFSAGSVRIGDTELGSLKDKQLTKLRRDKIGFIFQAFNLLPTLTALENITLPMDIAGRKPDKQWLDTVIRMIGLSDRLSHRPSQLSGGQQQRVAVARALASRPEIIFGDEPTGNLDSRSGAEVLGFLRNSVRELGQTVVMVTHDPVAAAYADRVVFLADGRIVDEVYGPTADSVLDRMKQFDAKGRTS
- a CDS encoding ABC transporter permease encodes the protein MFRTALRNVFAHKARLLMTVLAVMLGVAFVSGTLVFTNTISDALQKSSAKGFDHVDVAVTPGWKDAEGDKLGEAHELTPAMVEDSARVPGAARAIGVVTGFTAMADRDGRLIGDGFQSQGGNYWGTDDPRYPLTEGNAPKGPDEVLIDAETAKRTGYQVGDTVRMSVDGPVLEPVVTGVFTTDDGNVAAGGSLALFDTTTAQKLFGKEDTFDEIAVKAKDGVSGAALRAELDRALPAGAVETTTGTELAEHQASMIAASTEEMKQSLLVFAGVALFVGTFIIANTFTMLVAQRTRELALMRAVGASRRQVTRSVLLEAFVVGAVAAVAGLLTGIGIGAGLRALMGTFDASVPAGPLVVTPGTVGTAFAVGILITMLAAWLPGRRAAKIPPVAAMSSVHAKATTRSLVLRNTLGALVSGAGVAVVLAATTMSGTDGQAPMGIGAVLLIIGVFVLTPLLSRPLIAAAAPVLRVFGVSGKLARQNSVRDPRRTAATASALMIGLTLITGMTVVAGSLQNAIDKMATSSIEADYVVSMANGNWLSPDVERTLTQSDGVTATSPLRNAAVRLDGGTDFVTGVDGASIGELTDFPVLDGAFEVAGTRIVVDQETAEGYGWKAGSRFALTYEDGEKQELTVAGVYEGNKMFRGIMLDTATLAPHQSDEPADMQVMVKTSGGASDAAKDGLVEALGTNPGIKVKDKKDISNELASTLTLVLNMVYGLLAMAVLVAVLGVVNTLAMSVFERSREIGMLRAIGLDRKGVKRMVRLESLVISLFGGVLGIGLGVFFGWAAGRLVDSAVATYELILPWDRLAVFLLLSGAVGVLAALWPARRAARLNVLGSIKAE
- a CDS encoding DUF4287 domain-containing protein gives rise to the protein MSQVLSEETHRNLLARIPHCTGREVSDWLRTVEEEGPSLFRFEEKVSWLRHEYDLAYGHAKAIVHEYDLRRAARHLR
- a CDS encoding Bax inhibitor-1/YccA family protein; translated protein: MRSRNPVFSRRGFSRDNGYAGFNTAPQAGGPAVATQGNPYAQPAGDPYAQNPYAQTPYGQQDVQHGAPPQAPAAADRMTIDDVVMRTGTTLGVLVVFAALAWALLPVDDANLGRSYGIGIGAALIAMVLGFVQAFKRKAAPALILTYAAFEGVFLGVISSVVDNRIADGAAMQAVLGTMAVFVGVLVAYRAGWIRVNRRFYGFVMAAALGFILLMSVNLLFAVFGGGDGLGFRSGPLGIIFGVVGIILGACFLALDFKQVEDGLAYGAPREEAWLAAFGLTLTLVWLYLEFLRIIAILNSGD